A region of the Stieleria neptunia genome:
CGATGATTTCGAGTCTGGGACCAGCCGCTGGGAAATGCTCGACCCGAAGACCTGGAAACACAGCACCCGCGACGGCTCCAAAACGATCGAAATCACCGACCGCAGCAGCGAATACAAGCCGCCCGTGCGCAGCCCCCTGCATGTCGCACTGATCAAGGACCTGGAACTGGGCAGCTTCGAAATCCACTTTCGGGTCAAAAGCACCAAAGACACCGGAAATCATCGCGATTGCTGTGTGTTTTTCAATTATCGCGACGACCAGCACTTTTATTACGTGCACCTGGGGGCCCGGCCCGACCCGCACAGCGGTCAAATCATGATCGTCAACGAAGCCCCCCGTCGGGCACTGACCGACAACACCCGCGAAACGCCCTGGGACGACCAATGGCACCAGGTCAAACTGGTGCGAGACGTCGAATCGGGCAGAATCGCCATTTTTTTTGACGACATGACTCAACCGCAGATGGAGGTGTTTGACAAAACGTTCACCCACGGACGAATCGGCCTCGGGTCGTTTGACGACTTAAACGCCTTCGATGATGTTGTCGTCTTCGCAAACTAGCCACGGCAGACGCCGATTCAATCTCTTCTCTCCAACGGCTCAGTTGGACTTCACACCAAAACAAGGAATCTGCAGCGGATGAGCGATTACGGAATGTTCAGCGATGATTTTTATCTCAACATGAACTTGGCAACCGAAATGGATCTGCCGCAAAATCGCGAGTCCGTGCTACACTATTTCGAACAGGTCAGACGCCGTTACCCCCAGATGCTGAACTTCTATTCCCGCGAGAAGTCAGAATTTGTGCTCGAAGAAGAAAAGGAAAAGGGTTCCTACCGCTGGGTTTCGATCGAGCCCCGGCGGCTCAACAGCGGTTCGGTCAACCCCGAATCGTTGGAGGCCGCGATCGACCAGCACCGCAGCGTTCTGGAACTGGTTCCCTATGAGCTTTCCATCACGCCGCTGGATTGCGAAGCGCTCAGCGTGATGTTGGGATTCGATTTCAACTATCGCGGGAACCACAACGAGATTTTGAACCAGGCGATCGGAATCGCGCCGGCTCTGGAACGGTTTACCACACTGCCCTACGGCAAAGTGCTCTCCAATGAGCCCTCGCTGCAATTCGCACTCGATGAAGAATGCCGGACCCAGTGCCGCATCAGCTTCGAATCCCGCACCACGGCCTATCAGGTGCGGACCGGGGAATACAGCGAAGATCAATTGAGCGTTTACCTGACGGTCCGCCGCTACGACAGCCTGGGCCCGGATGAATCGTTCGACAACGAATTCATGCGGCTGTCGTCGCTCTGTCGCGATCTGGTCGACGAGTATCTCGTTGCCGCCGTCTTACGACCGCTGCAAGAAGCGATCTCGCTGCACTGATGCCGTTCCGCGTTGTTCAAAATTGAAAGTACACGAACGGGGTAAAGCCCCGCGGCGCGTACAGGACCAAGCACCAGATCATCACGGTCGTCACGATCGGTGTGTACCAGCGTTCGGCCCGCAAACGCATCGCGATTCTCATTCGAGTGGTCCAGGCGGCGTGTTCGAGCACCATGATCCCGATCGCCGCGATCGCCAACGGCGGATACCAATCCATCCCCGGTGACTGAAATAGCATTTGCCGCGTGATGGACGCAAATTGGTCCAGCGAGGTGCTGCGAAACAGCACCCAGCCGAAAACGACGACCAAGAACGTCGACAGCCGTCCCAGCCACACGGCCTTGCGCAACTCATAACGCCGGCGCAGCTCGCGTTCGCAAACCAGCGCCGTGCCATGCCACAGCCCCCACAGCACAAACGTCCATGCCGCCCCGTGCCACAGCCCGCCCAGCACCATCGTGATGATCAAATTGACGTTCGTACGAAACCCGCCACAACGACTGCCTCCCAGCGGAATGTACAGGTAGTCACGCAGCCAACGTGAAAGCGTCATGTGCCAGCGGTGCCAAAAATCGGCGACGCTGGTCGCCAAGTAGGGGTGTCGAAAGTTCTTAGGAAATCGATAGCCCAGCATCTTCGCCACACCAATCGCGATATCGGTGTAGCCGGAAAAATCATAGTAGATCTGTCCCGCGTATCCGATCACCGCCAGCCAGACGGTCAGTCCGCCGTAGAGCTGCGGGGCCGCGAACACGACATCGACGACTTCGCCCAAGCGGTCCGCCAAAAGCACTTTCTTGACCAACCCACAAAGCGCCAATTGAAATCCGCCATAAAAACGCCGCGACGACCAGTTCGGACGCCGCGATAGCTGGGGCAACAATTCACTGGCGCGCACGATCGGTCCGGCGACCAACTGGGGAAAGAACGCGACATACAACGCAAAATCGAGCAGCGAATCGGTCGGGCGGATCTTTCCACGATAAACGTCGATCGTGTAGCTGAGCGTCTGGAAGGTGTAAAACGAAATGCCGACCGGCAAGATGATGTTCAACGTGCCCGCGTTCAGACCGGCCGATTCGATCAACGGTGTCGCGGATTCGATAAAGAAATTGAAGTACTTGAAGAAGCCCAGCACGCCCAGGTTGACGCCAAGACTGACGCACAACCACGCTCGCTTGCCCCGAGACGCGACCGCGTTGGAAATCCGCCGAGCCACAAAGAAGTCGACTGCCGTTGACAACAACAACAGCCCACAAAAACGGTAGTCCCAGTACGAATAAAAGTAGTAGCTTGCCGCAAGCAGAATCAGATTGCGCGGCACCCGCGTGCGACACCGCCACACGGCCAACAGGATCAATCCCAAAAAGATCAGAAACTCGATCTGCGTGAACTGCATCGTGGATCAGTCCTTCGCCGAATCGTTGGGGACAGGCCGACCGCCCGGCGCCAGCCTACCGGGAATCTTCAACAACTGTTCCGCAATGATTCGGTTCCCAGTCGCGTTGTAATGCCCCACCCCGAATTGGCCGTTGTGAAATCCTCGTGGCCAATCGCCCGCGTGGGCCGCCGCGTTCATCGCGTCTCGCGCGTCGAGAACGTCAAAACCATGATCCGCACACTGGCGGCGGAATCGTTCAAACAACTCCTGATTCGGGTCATCGAACTTGGTTTCACCATCGATGATCGCGGGAATCAACGGCGCGTAGACAAAGATGCACGGCGCGTCGCATTGTTGATGCAGCCGTTCCAACTGACGGGAGAATCGATCTGCCAACGTTGCATTGGATACCCTCGCACGGGACGACTGGGACTGGCCGGACGCGGTGGGGCCGCGTGGCCCGTGGAGCGGACCGGGGCGAAACCTCAGCCGACGACGCGTCGTTCCGTCGCCGGTCGTGACGAGGTTGCGCGCCGCTTGAATCAGGAAGGCGGGAAACATCTCGCTGATTTTGGATCGCGATGGATTCAACCCATCGTCCACGCCACCGATCTCCACCGTCCAGTCGGACCACTCGGCAACCAGGAAGACATGCGCGTCAATTCCGACCGCATCGTTGTCACTCAACGTTGCGATCTGTGCAATCCAGTCGTTGCAGTCGTCGCCGCTGCGCGCGAACGGATAGACGTGGATCGGATCGGAAGACAATCGTGCGACCTGGGCCGCGATCTTGTCTCGATCATCGACACAAACCCCTTCGGCCTGGGAGTCTCCCCAGAGCGCCAGACGCAGTCCGCCGCGATCATCGCGATCCAACGCCACTTTTCCCGGCATCCCCAACGGTCCGATCTGCGTTGTCGCATACCCTTCACTACGCCAACGGTAATTCGATCCCGGTTGCAGCACCGCGACTCCACGCGTCGGGTCGTCGATGCGTGGCACGTAGCTGCGCACGAACCAGGGTGAAGTGACGGCCACCAAAGCGGTTCCCAGCAGCATCCCGACGAACCATCGACGCAGCATCACTTGCCCACGGCAGAAGGAATCGGAGAAATCATCCCAGCCCCAGAGGGGCTGTCGGGCGGCGCGATGCGAAGCATGGTGGAGGAAACGTGTGAGAGAAGTCAGGCGACACGTGCAGCTATAGGATACTCAGATCGGATCAACGCCACAGGTCCCACCCACACGCCACTGGCTGACGGCCAATGCCGCATACTTTGCACCAAGCGGGGTGTTTTTTGCAGCGGTAGGGCGCGAGCCCTCCGGTCTTGCACGGTGAAACCGGACGGCTCGCGGGCTGTCGGTTTTGTGAGCCGCGACGCGCAAGCGGCCGGGCACTGTGACGTTGCCCGAGGCCTTACGGCCAGCGGCTCACCATTAACTCAGCAGAACCCGACTAAATCGACAGCCCGCTCGCGCCGTTCCGCTAACACGTTCAGAGCCAATGCCAGCGGGACGCGTCAGCGAGCGGTCCGATTGGTGTATGATTTGGGGCACAAACGATGATTTGCTTGTCTACGTGAGTCCTTTTGGATGATCATCCCTTACAGCACCGACGCGCCTCTCTATCACCTGCCTTGGGTCACGGGCAGTTTGATCGTCGCGAACATCGCCGTGTTCTTTGCAACCACCTTCCAGGTCTTTATCGGCACCTGGGAACCGGAGCAGATTGATTGGTTGTTGATTCAATTCAACCAAATCAATCCGCTCCAGTGGCTGACGGGCAGCTTCATGCACTTTGACCCGTTCCATCTGATGGGCAACATGTTCTTCTTGTTCTGCTTCGGTCTGGTGGTCGAAGGCAAAGTCGGAAATCGTCGGTTCTTGGCCATCTATCTGCTGTCCTGTGCGTTGATCGGTGCAGTGGTGCAGATACCGATGTTCTTGATGGGCAGCGAAGAAGCGGCCGGTGGTGCGTCGGGGGCGATCTCGACCTTGATGGTGATCGCACTGATTTGGGCGCCGGAGAACGAGATCAGTATCTTTTACTTCTTCTTTCCTTTCGTTGGGACGGCCGAACCACGCATCGTGACGATCTGCGTGTTTTTTATCGGCCTGGATGTCCTCTCCGTCGTGTTCAGCGGGTTTGCGATGTCGGGCGCCATGGGCCACGTGATCGGTGCCTTGATGGGGTTTCCGATCGGAATCTACTTTCTGAGAACCGACGAAGTGGATTGCGAAGGCTGGGACGCCATTTCTCGCAACGATTGGTTGCAGCAATACCCTTTGCTGTACGGCGAAAAGCAACGAAAACGCGATCGCGACAAGCATGACGAAATTGAAAACCCGGTCGAGAAGGCGTTGCAGGTGACCGGCGGCGATGTTTCGAAAAGTCAATGGATCGGCCTGGCATCGACCAAGCGGAAACCCAAAACGCCATCACGCTCCCCCGTCGCACCGGCCGCTGCGGCGAAAAGGAAGACGCGCAAAAAGAAGCGGCAGACATCCGAAGTGTCGCCGGAACGCGTGGCCGAGAAGTGTCAGGCCCACCCCGAATTCAATCGCCTGGCCTACGTGCTCCGTCAGAGTCTGCAAACGAACAATTTGCCGGCGGCGCAGCAGGCGTTCTTGCGGCTGGACACGCTTAAAGTCGGCGCGGGTTTAGGCGAGACGACGTTGATGCGATACGCATCGGATCTTTGCACGCAAAAACAGTGGGTCAACGCAATTCGCCCGCTCGCCATCGTGGTGGAAAAACAAGGTTTGCTGGCCGACGACGCTTGCCTGCGGCTGGCACAGATTCAATTGCGAGTGCTGCAGCGCCGCGACCACGCCATCGCGACGCTGGAAAAGATCGTGGCACCGGAAGACCAATTGATCGACGCAGAAAAGAAAGAACGATTGCGCAAACGCGACGAACTACTCAGCCTGGCCCGCGGCGGGTAGTGGGGTAAGCATCCTGCTTGCCACCGTCCCAGGCTCCGCCTTACGCCGTGAACGATTTGTTAGCGGCAGGGCGCGAGCCCTCCGGTGTGTTGGCAAAGATGCGCAAGCCGGCAGGGCTTGCGGGCTGTCGATTGAGTGGAATTGGTCGAGGCAATGGTGAGCCGCTGGCCGTAAGGCCTCGGGCGGGCGCCTGGATGCCCGGCCGCTTACGCGTCGCGGCTCAC
Encoded here:
- a CDS encoding MBOAT family O-acyltransferase, with the protein product MQFTQIEFLIFLGLILLAVWRCRTRVPRNLILLAASYYFYSYWDYRFCGLLLLSTAVDFFVARRISNAVASRGKRAWLCVSLGVNLGVLGFFKYFNFFIESATPLIESAGLNAGTLNIILPVGISFYTFQTLSYTIDVYRGKIRPTDSLLDFALYVAFFPQLVAGPIVRASELLPQLSRRPNWSSRRFYGGFQLALCGLVKKVLLADRLGEVVDVVFAAPQLYGGLTVWLAVIGYAGQIYYDFSGYTDIAIGVAKMLGYRFPKNFRHPYLATSVADFWHRWHMTLSRWLRDYLYIPLGGSRCGGFRTNVNLIITMVLGGLWHGAAWTFVLWGLWHGTALVCERELRRRYELRKAVWLGRLSTFLVVVFGWVLFRSTSLDQFASITRQMLFQSPGMDWYPPLAIAAIGIMVLEHAAWTTRMRIAMRLRAERWYTPIVTTVMIWCLVLYAPRGFTPFVYFQF
- a CDS encoding SGNH/GDSL hydrolase family protein; the encoded protein is MLRRWFVGMLLGTALVAVTSPWFVRSYVPRIDDPTRGVAVLQPGSNYRWRSEGYATTQIGPLGMPGKVALDRDDRGGLRLALWGDSQAEGVCVDDRDKIAAQVARLSSDPIHVYPFARSGDDCNDWIAQIATLSDNDAVGIDAHVFLVAEWSDWTVEIGGVDDGLNPSRSKISEMFPAFLIQAARNLVTTGDGTTRRRLRFRPGPLHGPRGPTASGQSQSSRARVSNATLADRFSRQLERLHQQCDAPCIFVYAPLIPAIIDGETKFDDPNQELFERFRRQCADHGFDVLDARDAMNAAAHAGDWPRGFHNGQFGVGHYNATGNRIIAEQLLKIPGRLAPGGRPVPNDSAKD
- a CDS encoding rhomboid family intramembrane serine protease; this translates as MIIPYSTDAPLYHLPWVTGSLIVANIAVFFATTFQVFIGTWEPEQIDWLLIQFNQINPLQWLTGSFMHFDPFHLMGNMFFLFCFGLVVEGKVGNRRFLAIYLLSCALIGAVVQIPMFLMGSEEAAGGASGAISTLMVIALIWAPENEISIFYFFFPFVGTAEPRIVTICVFFIGLDVLSVVFSGFAMSGAMGHVIGALMGFPIGIYFLRTDEVDCEGWDAISRNDWLQQYPLLYGEKQRKRDRDKHDEIENPVEKALQVTGGDVSKSQWIGLASTKRKPKTPSRSPVAPAAAAKRKTRKKKRQTSEVSPERVAEKCQAHPEFNRLAYVLRQSLQTNNLPAAQQAFLRLDTLKVGAGLGETTLMRYASDLCTQKQWVNAIRPLAIVVEKQGLLADDACLRLAQIQLRVLQRRDHAIATLEKIVAPEDQLIDAEKKERLRKRDELLSLARGG